A region of Labeo rohita strain BAU-BD-2019 chromosome 2, IGBB_LRoh.1.0, whole genome shotgun sequence DNA encodes the following proteins:
- the epb41l3b gene encoding band 4.1-like protein 3b isoform X4 has product MECKVKLLDGTDYTCTVEKRAKGQALFDKVCDHLNLLEKDYFGVTYRDAENQKSWLDCSKEMKKQISTGPWNFAFNVKFYPPDPAQLSEDITRYYLCLQLRDDVVSGRLPCSFATHTVLGSYTVQSELGDYDADLQGSSYISDMRLAPNQTKELEEKVLELHRSYKGMTPAEADMLFLENAKKLSMYGVDLHRAKLVGRLFECLAAVQEEDSEGVEIMLGVCSSGLLVYRDKLRINRFAWPKILKISYKRNNFYIKVRPGELEQFESTIGFKLPNHKAAKRLWKVCVEHHTFFRLVSPEAPPKRFLSLGSKFRYSGRTQAQTRRASAQISRAAPHFQRSASRRHTVTASMDSTPATVNHDDGKNDKPDVATDDFIATETPEKKAEEMNSVEEENKTNSDESEQAPPISVTKSCPYSSDPLGSELSLPSSPVSSTKVRRRRRESSRKRAASVSPAKTTAGCRRRQAQADRKAALLEEQALLLSARKQRLDQSRSRGGTLFSFSLHLPDLSSLLDEDGYLSFPDLTELRFLPESLHHFMPIKSPSLIPCFLFIFFFLLSTSFSVPYALTLSFPLALCLCYLEPKAASLGSSLAQGFQDSSDDETDSDQTDFAYDDDSSATESDFEDNFDMRTQMSEEVKAEPEDVPVKPEHEADSEESSVPPQVEVCCETELDRSQAPSTGEKEKYMKALNEAIAMGRRSTWASVREEPASDSRCLVEAVKHLPLPTQTSKEIPAGNHKVICYGEDAIDEDVLQIWAQKHQSIEVKGEIKANVMETPSGEETTSQNQEIPAGNQEVLQIWDHKHQNFEFEDENKELTMEQTISESQEIPARNQKGMFHEEDKDVLQIWDQKHQIIEFEDENKKPTLEENQEIPARKQEVMCHEEDTMDEDKRQIWDQNYQSIEVEDEIEETLMETPSEKEEANPETQEIPNQKVMDHEEDEDMLQIWDHQTIEFEDENKELTMKETTSETQEISAENQKVMCHEKDTMDEDVHHIWDQKHQNVEVKDEIKEIAMETPSNKEETNSESQEIPAGNQKLMHHKEDKDLLQIWDQKLQNIEVEDKNKELTMEETTLETHEILARNQEDQDMLQIWDQKCQNIEVEDGIKETAMEIPSEEETNSTKTQEIPARNQNVMDREEDEDMLQILDQKCQIVEVEGEIKKTAMESSCEGEETNLETQENPAGNQEDEDLLQIWDQKLQNIEVEDKNKELTMEETTLETHEISAGNQEDQDMLQIWDQKCQNIEVEDEIKKTAMEASSEEETNSQTQEIPARNQNVMDHEEDKDMLQILDQKCQIIEVEGEIKEIAMERSCEGEEANLETQENPAGNQEDEDLLQILDQKHQSIEFADEDKEPTMEETQQRENLMLENEMHRNNIESFVQKCVEEVFADLFKCSQLLFFNKEEPVDKSIKVQPYGEFPLHMKSVSSAEQNQMEDQPQDESCSYLNEQSRIQTSVLTETKVHELEPGPDEKEVAQEIKQEVHERSASPVPHMEQSEEALKDVPVVHTETKTITYESSEVDADGDSDPGVLMSAQTITSENNSTTTTTHITKTVKDGISETRIEKRIVITGDADIDHDQALAQAIKEAKEQHPDMSVTKVVVHKETEISAAAGDA; this is encoded by the exons ATGGAGTGTAAGGTCAAACTGCTGGACGGCACCGACTACACCTGCACCGTGGAG AAAAGAGCAAAAGGTCAGGCTCTGTTCGATAAGGTTTGCGACCACCTGAATCTCCTGGAGAAGGACTATTTTGGCGTTACGTACCGGGATGCTGAAAACCAAAAG AGCTGGCTGGACTGCTCCAAAGAGATGAAGAAGCAGATCAGCA CTGGTCCCTGGAACTTTGCCTTCAACGTGAAGTTTTATCCTCCCGATCCAGCGCAGCTCTCCGAGGACATCACCAG GTATTACCTGTGCCTGCAGCTGAGGGATGACGTTGTTTCTGGACGTTTGCCGTGTTCTTTCGCCACACACACGGTTTTGGGCTCCTACACGGTCCAGTCGGAGCTGGGCGACTATGACGCTGACCTGCAGGGATCCAGTTATATCAGCGACATGCGTTTGGCCCCGAACCAGACCAAAGAGCTGGAGGAGAAGGTCCTGGAGCTTCACCGCAGCTACAA agGAATGACTCCTGCTGAAGCTGACATGCTGTTCCTGGAAAACGCAAAGAAACTCTCCATGTATGGAGTCGACCTGCATCGTGCCAAG CTGGTCGGGCGGCTGTTTGAGTGTTTAGCAGCGGTGCAGGAGGAG gATTCGGAGGGTGTGGAGATCATGCTGGGAGTTTGTTCCAGCGGCCTCCTCGTTTACAGAGATAAACTGCGCATCAATCGCTTCGCCTGGCCCAAAATACTCAAGATCTCCTACAAGAGGAACAACTTCTACATCAAGGTCCGGCCGGGAGAG CTGGAGCAGTTCGAGAGCACAATCGGGTTTAAACTCCCCAATCACAAAGCAGCAAAGAGACTCTGGAAAGTTTGTGTGGAGCATCACACCTTCTTCAG GCTGGTTTCTCCTGAAGCTCCTCCCAAGCGCTTCCTGTCGTTGGGCTCAAAGTTCCGCTACAGCGGGCGAACGCAAGCACAGACGCGCCGCGCGAGCGCTCAGATCTCACGGGCGGCGCCGCACTTCCAGCGATCGGCCAGCAGGCGGCACACCGTCACAGCCAGCATGGACAGCA CGCCAGCGACGGTCAACCATGACGACGGCAAGAACGACAAACCCGATGTTGCTACGGATGACTTCATCGCCACAGAAACGCCAGAGAAGAAAGCAGAGGAGATGAACTCCGTGGAGGAGGAGAATAAAACGAACAGTGATGAATCAGAACAAGCCCCGCCCATCTCTGTCACCAAG TCGTGTCCATATTCATCAGATCCATTAGGATCTGAACTCTCCCTCCCATCCTCTCCCGTCTCGTCCACCAAAGTCCGCAGGAGACGCAGGGAAAGCAGCCGCAAGCGTGCCGCCTCCGTCAGTCCGGCCAAAACCACCGCGGGCTGCCGGCGCCGTCAGGCCCAAGCCGATCGTAAAGCCGCCCTGCTGGAGGAGCAAGCTCTTCTTCTCTCTGCCCGTAAGCAGAGGCTGGACCAGAGCCGCAGCAGAGGCGGCACACTCTTCTCCTTCTCGCTCCACCTCCCCGATCTGTCCTCGCTGCTGGACGAGGACGGTTACCTGAGCTTCCCCGACCTCACCGAGCTGCGCTTCCTCCCCGAAAGCCTGCATCACTTCATGCCCATCAAGTCGCCCTCGCTCATCCCCTGCTTCCTCTTCATTTTCTTCTTCCTGCTCTCCACCTCGTTCTCGGTGCCGTACGCCCTCACGCTCTCCTTCCCGCTGGCACTGTGTCTTTGCTATCTGGAGCCCAAGGCGGCGTCTCTCGGTTCTTCTCTGGCGCAGGGCTTCCAGGACAGTTCAGACGACGAG acagacagcGATCAAACCGACTTCGCTTATGATGACGACTCATCAGCAACCGAG TCTGACTTTGAGGACAACTTTGACATGAGGACACAG ATGTCAGAGGAGGTTAAAGCCGAACCTGAAGATGTTCCAGTAAAGCCAGAACATGAGGCTGATAGTGAGGAG AGTTCAGTTCCTCCACAGGTGGAGGTGTGCTGTGAGACGGAGCTGGACAGATCACAAGCGCCCTCTACTGGTGAAAAGGAGAAGTACATGAAGGCCCTCAATGAGGCCATTGCAATGGGGAGACGCTCCACGTGGGCTTCAGTTAGAGAAGAACCAGCATCGGACAGCAGATGCCTTGTTGAAGCTGTGAAACATCTTCCGCTTCCAACACAAACCTCTAAAGAGATTCCTGCTGGAAACCACAAAGTTATCTGCTATGGAGAAGATGCCATCGATGAAGATGTACTCCAAATCTGGGCTCAGAAACACCAAAGTATTGAGGTTAAAGGTGAAATCAAGGCAAATGTAATGGAAACTCCATCTGGAGAAGAAACCACCTCGCAAAACCAAGAGATTCCTGCTGGAAACCAAGAAGTGCTTCAAATCTGGGATCATAAACACCAAAATTTTGAGTTTGAAGATGAAAACAAGGAACTTACAATGGAACAAACCATCTCTGAAAGCCAAGAGATTCCTGCTAGAAACCAAAAAGGGATGTTCCATGAAGAAGACAAAGACGTGCTCCAAATCTGGGATCAGAAACATCAAATTATTGAGTTTGAAGATGAAAACAAGAAGCCTACATTGGAAGAAAACCAAGAGATTCCTGCTAGAAAACAAGAAGTGATGTGCCATGAAGAAGACACCATGGATGAAGACAAGCGCCAAATATGGGATCAGAATTACCAAAGTATTGAGGTTGAAGATGAAATCGAGGAAACTTTAATGGAAACTCCATCTGAAAAAGAAGAAGCCAACCCGGAAACCCAAGAGATTCCAAACCAAAAAGTGATGGACCATGAAGAAGATGAAGACATGCTCCAAATTTGGGATCACCAAACTATTGAGTTTGAAGATGAAAACAAGGAACTTACAATGAAAGAAACAACCTCAGAAACCCAAGAGATTTCTGCTGAAAACCAAAAAGTGATGTGCCATGAAAAAGACACCATGGATGAAGATGTGCACCATATCTGGGATCAGAAACACCAAAATGTTGAGGTTAAAGATGAAATCAAGGAAATTGCAATGGAAACTCCATCTAACAAAGAGGAAACCAACTCAGAATCCCAAGAGATTCCTGCTGGAAACCAAAAACTGATGCACCATAAAGAAGATAAAGACCTGCTCCAAATCTGGGATCAGAAACTCCAAAATATTGAGGTTGAAGATAAAAACAAGGAACTTACAATGGAAGAAACCACCTTAGAAACCCATGAGATTCTTGCTAGAAACCAAGAAGATCAAGACATGCTCCAAATCTGGGATCAGAAATGCCAAAATATTGAGGTGGAGGATGGAATCAAGGAAACTGCAATGGAAATTCCATCTGAAGAAGAAACCAACTCAACTAAAACCCAAGAGATTCCTGCTAGAAACCAAAACGTGATGGACCGTGAAGAAGATGAAGACATGCTCCAAATCTTGGATCAGAAATGTCAAATTGTTGAAGTTGAAGGTGAAATCaaaaaaactgcaatggaaagtTCATGTGAAGGAGAAGAAACCAACTTAGAAACCCAAGAGAATCCTGCTGGAAACCAAGAAGATGAAGACCTGCTCCAAATCTGGGATCAGAAACTCCAAAATATTGAGGTTGAAGATAAAAACAAGGAACTTACAATGGAAGAAACCACCTTAGAAACCCATGAGATTTCTGCTGGAAACCAAGAAGATCAAGACATGCTCCAAATCTGGGATCAGAAATGCCAAAATATTGAGGTGGAAGATGAAATCAAGAAAACTGCAATGGAAGCTTCATCTGAAGAAGAAACCAACTCACAAACCCAAGAGATTCCTGCTAGAAACCAAAACGTGATGGACCATGAAGAAGACAAAGACATGCTCCAAATCTTGGATCAGAAATGTCAAATTATTGAAGTTGAAGGTGAAATCAAAGAAATCGCAATGGAAAGGTCATGTGAAGGAGAAGAAGCCAACTTAGAAACCCAAGAGAATCCTGCTGGAAACCAAGAAGATGAAGACCTGCTGCAAATCTTGGATCAGAAACACCAAAGTATTGAGTTTGCAGATGAAGACAAGGAACCCACAATGGAAGAAACCCAACAGCGGGAGAACCTGATGTTGGAGAATGAGATGCACCGTAACAACATTGAaagttttgttcaaaaatgtgttGAGGAAGTGTTTGCAGACTTGTTTAAATGTTCTCAGCTCTTGTTCTTTAATAAAGAGGAACCTGTGGATAAATCCATCAAAGTCCAGCCTTATGGAGAATTTCCACTTCATATGAAGTCTGTATCATCAGCTGAGCAGAACCAGATGGAAGACCAACCTCAAGATGAATCATGTTCTTATTTAAATGAGCAGTCAAGGATTCAAACATCAGTCCTTACGGAAACAAAAGTGCATGAGCTGGAGCCTGGACCAGATGAGAAGGAAGTAGCACAGGAAATAAAGCAGGAAGTGCACGAACGCAGTGCTTCGCCAGTACCTCACATGGAG CAGTCGGAGGAAGCGCTTAAAGACGTTCCTGTGGTTCACACCGAGACCAAGACCATCACATACGAGTCTTCAGAG gttGATGCCGATGGTGATTCAGATCCAGGCGTCCTGATGAGCGCTCAGACCATCACATCAGAGAACAACagcaccaccaccaccacacaCATCACCAAG ACGGTGAAGGACGGCATTTCAGAGACTCGCATCGAAAAGAGGATCGTCATCACAGGAGATGCAGACATCGACCACGATCAG GCTCTGGCTCAGGCCATTAAAGAGGCCAAAGAGCAGCACCCAGACATGTCCGTCACTAAAGTAGTGGTTCATAAAGAGACTGAGATTTCAGCTGCCGCAGGTGACGCGTGA
- the epb41l3b gene encoding band 4.1-like protein 3b isoform X7 — protein sequence MTTDPGSESDPPQTDDTQRPASGQDGPHTRQQGQSEVRSAHQQHEDDYISQKSLSSRLSWSALGRTHRLRVMECKVKLLDGTDYTCTVEKRAKGQALFDKVCDHLNLLEKDYFGVTYRDAENQKSWLDCSKEMKKQISTGPWNFAFNVKFYPPDPAQLSEDITRYYLCLQLRDDVVSGRLPCSFATHTVLGSYTVQSELGDYDADLQGSSYISDMRLAPNQTKELEEKVLELHRSYKGMTPAEADMLFLENAKKLSMYGVDLHRAKLVGRLFECLAAVQEEDSEGVEIMLGVCSSGLLVYRDKLRINRFAWPKILKISYKRNNFYIKVRPGELEQFESTIGFKLPNHKAAKRLWKVCVEHHTFFRLVSPEAPPKRFLSLGSKFRYSGRTQAQTRRASAQISRAAPHFQRSASRRHTVTASMDSTPATVNHDDGKNDKPDVATDDFIATETPEKKAEEMNSVEEENKTNSDESEQAPPISVTKMSEEVKAEPEDVPVKPEHEADSEESSVPPQVEVCCETELDRSQAPSTGEKEKYMKALNEAIAMGRRSTWASVREEPASDSRCLVEAVKHLPLPTQTSKEIPAGNHKVICYGEDAIDEDVLQIWAQKHQSIEVKGEIKANVMETPSGEETTSQNQEIPAGNQEVLQIWDHKHQNFEFEDENKELTMEQTISESQEIPARNQKGMFHEEDKDVLQIWDQKHQIIEFEDENKKPTLEENQEIPARKQEVMCHEEDTMDEDKRQIWDQNYQSIEVEDEIEETLMETPSEKEEANPETQEIPNQKVMDHEEDEDMLQIWDHQTIEFEDENKELTMKETTSETQEISAENQKVMCHEKDTMDEDVHHIWDQKHQNVEVKDEIKEIAMETPSNKEETNSESQEIPAGNQKLMHHKEDKDLLQIWDQKLQNIEVEDKNKELTMEETTLETHEILARNQEDQDMLQIWDQKCQNIEVEDGIKETAMEIPSEEETNSTKTQEIPARNQNVMDREEDEDMLQILDQKCQIVEVEGEIKKTAMESSCEGEETNLETQENPAGNQEDEDLLQIWDQKLQNIEVEDKNKELTMEETTLETHEISAGNQEDQDMLQIWDQKCQNIEVEDEIKKTAMEASSEEETNSQTQEIPARNQNVMDHEEDKDMLQILDQKCQIIEVEGEIKEIAMERSCEGEEANLETQENPAGNQEDEDLLQILDQKHQSIEFADEDKEPTMEETQQRENLMLENEMHRNNIESFVQKCVEEVFADLFKCSQLLFFNKEEPVDKSIKVQPYGEFPLHMKSVSSAEQNQMEDQPQDESCSYLNEQSRIQTSVLTETKVHELEPGPDEKEVAQEIKQEVHERSASPVPHMEQSEEALKDVPVVHTETKTITYESSEVDADGDSDPGVLMSAQTITSENNSTTTTTHITKTVKDGISETRIEKRIVITGDADIDHDQALAQAIKEAKEQHPDMSVTKVVVHKETEISAAAGDA from the exons ATGACGACGGATCCAGGCTCAGAATCGGACCCGCCGCAGACAGACGACACACAGCGACCGGCGTCAGGACAGGACGGCCCACACACACGGCAGCAG GGTCAATCAGAGGTCAGATCAGCTCATCAGCAGCACGAGGACGACTACATTTCCCAGAAGTCTTTGAGCAGCAGACTCTCCTGGTCAGCGTTAGGCAGGACTCACCGACTGAGGGTCATGGAGTGTAAGGTCAAACTGCTGGACGGCACCGACTACACCTGCACCGTGGAG AAAAGAGCAAAAGGTCAGGCTCTGTTCGATAAGGTTTGCGACCACCTGAATCTCCTGGAGAAGGACTATTTTGGCGTTACGTACCGGGATGCTGAAAACCAAAAG AGCTGGCTGGACTGCTCCAAAGAGATGAAGAAGCAGATCAGCA CTGGTCCCTGGAACTTTGCCTTCAACGTGAAGTTTTATCCTCCCGATCCAGCGCAGCTCTCCGAGGACATCACCAG GTATTACCTGTGCCTGCAGCTGAGGGATGACGTTGTTTCTGGACGTTTGCCGTGTTCTTTCGCCACACACACGGTTTTGGGCTCCTACACGGTCCAGTCGGAGCTGGGCGACTATGACGCTGACCTGCAGGGATCCAGTTATATCAGCGACATGCGTTTGGCCCCGAACCAGACCAAAGAGCTGGAGGAGAAGGTCCTGGAGCTTCACCGCAGCTACAA agGAATGACTCCTGCTGAAGCTGACATGCTGTTCCTGGAAAACGCAAAGAAACTCTCCATGTATGGAGTCGACCTGCATCGTGCCAAG CTGGTCGGGCGGCTGTTTGAGTGTTTAGCAGCGGTGCAGGAGGAG gATTCGGAGGGTGTGGAGATCATGCTGGGAGTTTGTTCCAGCGGCCTCCTCGTTTACAGAGATAAACTGCGCATCAATCGCTTCGCCTGGCCCAAAATACTCAAGATCTCCTACAAGAGGAACAACTTCTACATCAAGGTCCGGCCGGGAGAG CTGGAGCAGTTCGAGAGCACAATCGGGTTTAAACTCCCCAATCACAAAGCAGCAAAGAGACTCTGGAAAGTTTGTGTGGAGCATCACACCTTCTTCAG GCTGGTTTCTCCTGAAGCTCCTCCCAAGCGCTTCCTGTCGTTGGGCTCAAAGTTCCGCTACAGCGGGCGAACGCAAGCACAGACGCGCCGCGCGAGCGCTCAGATCTCACGGGCGGCGCCGCACTTCCAGCGATCGGCCAGCAGGCGGCACACCGTCACAGCCAGCATGGACAGCA CGCCAGCGACGGTCAACCATGACGACGGCAAGAACGACAAACCCGATGTTGCTACGGATGACTTCATCGCCACAGAAACGCCAGAGAAGAAAGCAGAGGAGATGAACTCCGTGGAGGAGGAGAATAAAACGAACAGTGATGAATCAGAACAAGCCCCGCCCATCTCTGTCACCAAG ATGTCAGAGGAGGTTAAAGCCGAACCTGAAGATGTTCCAGTAAAGCCAGAACATGAGGCTGATAGTGAGGAG AGTTCAGTTCCTCCACAGGTGGAGGTGTGCTGTGAGACGGAGCTGGACAGATCACAAGCGCCCTCTACTGGTGAAAAGGAGAAGTACATGAAGGCCCTCAATGAGGCCATTGCAATGGGGAGACGCTCCACGTGGGCTTCAGTTAGAGAAGAACCAGCATCGGACAGCAGATGCCTTGTTGAAGCTGTGAAACATCTTCCGCTTCCAACACAAACCTCTAAAGAGATTCCTGCTGGAAACCACAAAGTTATCTGCTATGGAGAAGATGCCATCGATGAAGATGTACTCCAAATCTGGGCTCAGAAACACCAAAGTATTGAGGTTAAAGGTGAAATCAAGGCAAATGTAATGGAAACTCCATCTGGAGAAGAAACCACCTCGCAAAACCAAGAGATTCCTGCTGGAAACCAAGAAGTGCTTCAAATCTGGGATCATAAACACCAAAATTTTGAGTTTGAAGATGAAAACAAGGAACTTACAATGGAACAAACCATCTCTGAAAGCCAAGAGATTCCTGCTAGAAACCAAAAAGGGATGTTCCATGAAGAAGACAAAGACGTGCTCCAAATCTGGGATCAGAAACATCAAATTATTGAGTTTGAAGATGAAAACAAGAAGCCTACATTGGAAGAAAACCAAGAGATTCCTGCTAGAAAACAAGAAGTGATGTGCCATGAAGAAGACACCATGGATGAAGACAAGCGCCAAATATGGGATCAGAATTACCAAAGTATTGAGGTTGAAGATGAAATCGAGGAAACTTTAATGGAAACTCCATCTGAAAAAGAAGAAGCCAACCCGGAAACCCAAGAGATTCCAAACCAAAAAGTGATGGACCATGAAGAAGATGAAGACATGCTCCAAATTTGGGATCACCAAACTATTGAGTTTGAAGATGAAAACAAGGAACTTACAATGAAAGAAACAACCTCAGAAACCCAAGAGATTTCTGCTGAAAACCAAAAAGTGATGTGCCATGAAAAAGACACCATGGATGAAGATGTGCACCATATCTGGGATCAGAAACACCAAAATGTTGAGGTTAAAGATGAAATCAAGGAAATTGCAATGGAAACTCCATCTAACAAAGAGGAAACCAACTCAGAATCCCAAGAGATTCCTGCTGGAAACCAAAAACTGATGCACCATAAAGAAGATAAAGACCTGCTCCAAATCTGGGATCAGAAACTCCAAAATATTGAGGTTGAAGATAAAAACAAGGAACTTACAATGGAAGAAACCACCTTAGAAACCCATGAGATTCTTGCTAGAAACCAAGAAGATCAAGACATGCTCCAAATCTGGGATCAGAAATGCCAAAATATTGAGGTGGAGGATGGAATCAAGGAAACTGCAATGGAAATTCCATCTGAAGAAGAAACCAACTCAACTAAAACCCAAGAGATTCCTGCTAGAAACCAAAACGTGATGGACCGTGAAGAAGATGAAGACATGCTCCAAATCTTGGATCAGAAATGTCAAATTGTTGAAGTTGAAGGTGAAATCaaaaaaactgcaatggaaagtTCATGTGAAGGAGAAGAAACCAACTTAGAAACCCAAGAGAATCCTGCTGGAAACCAAGAAGATGAAGACCTGCTCCAAATCTGGGATCAGAAACTCCAAAATATTGAGGTTGAAGATAAAAACAAGGAACTTACAATGGAAGAAACCACCTTAGAAACCCATGAGATTTCTGCTGGAAACCAAGAAGATCAAGACATGCTCCAAATCTGGGATCAGAAATGCCAAAATATTGAGGTGGAAGATGAAATCAAGAAAACTGCAATGGAAGCTTCATCTGAAGAAGAAACCAACTCACAAACCCAAGAGATTCCTGCTAGAAACCAAAACGTGATGGACCATGAAGAAGACAAAGACATGCTCCAAATCTTGGATCAGAAATGTCAAATTATTGAAGTTGAAGGTGAAATCAAAGAAATCGCAATGGAAAGGTCATGTGAAGGAGAAGAAGCCAACTTAGAAACCCAAGAGAATCCTGCTGGAAACCAAGAAGATGAAGACCTGCTGCAAATCTTGGATCAGAAACACCAAAGTATTGAGTTTGCAGATGAAGACAAGGAACCCACAATGGAAGAAACCCAACAGCGGGAGAACCTGATGTTGGAGAATGAGATGCACCGTAACAACATTGAaagttttgttcaaaaatgtgttGAGGAAGTGTTTGCAGACTTGTTTAAATGTTCTCAGCTCTTGTTCTTTAATAAAGAGGAACCTGTGGATAAATCCATCAAAGTCCAGCCTTATGGAGAATTTCCACTTCATATGAAGTCTGTATCATCAGCTGAGCAGAACCAGATGGAAGACCAACCTCAAGATGAATCATGTTCTTATTTAAATGAGCAGTCAAGGATTCAAACATCAGTCCTTACGGAAACAAAAGTGCATGAGCTGGAGCCTGGACCAGATGAGAAGGAAGTAGCACAGGAAATAAAGCAGGAAGTGCACGAACGCAGTGCTTCGCCAGTACCTCACATGGAG CAGTCGGAGGAAGCGCTTAAAGACGTTCCTGTGGTTCACACCGAGACCAAGACCATCACATACGAGTCTTCAGAG gttGATGCCGATGGTGATTCAGATCCAGGCGTCCTGATGAGCGCTCAGACCATCACATCAGAGAACAACagcaccaccaccaccacacaCATCACCAAG ACGGTGAAGGACGGCATTTCAGAGACTCGCATCGAAAAGAGGATCGTCATCACAGGAGATGCAGACATCGACCACGATCAG GCTCTGGCTCAGGCCATTAAAGAGGCCAAAGAGCAGCACCCAGACATGTCCGTCACTAAAGTAGTGGTTCATAAAGAGACTGAGATTTCAGCTGCCGCAGGTGACGCGTGA